A stretch of Brachyhypopomus gauderio isolate BG-103 chromosome 3, BGAUD_0.2, whole genome shotgun sequence DNA encodes these proteins:
- the LOC143509895 gene encoding uncharacterized protein LOC143509895 isoform X1 encodes MDMKSQAHPPHHCLQKQTAEAQIPDHYTLQRHGLKDFKSHGRKCRQKYKQQFPLMSLLIEDIKAIILKALPNISEETCGQLISILQNCGVENKDDLRYVQQEDICEVLPVIQLRKLLEAFKLEAETLTLNMEVISSHSPLSSPTACSNPSLHSDSFLSHGYEESSSPSTSLSSETDSRSPNTRPLHIAKTWPERFQVPWEKMPPEIQTAISSGKRPKPPERRQMVRILVSEMRKFELCPTRAQCLTVCRNIIRQYPNSFADMFPDGSVMAGGYTSLLIQVKTRIENLNRESNIRHRASASNTGGKMRPTDTYGCVRFQPQFPPEETEETVEAKRQRLQEIYSQEGMGGVEKSEVKNLMETTFCLLRQHLNTAPPPSVQDLRSQWPYLFNQKSIFCHFQMLTEINVLRALEISMAECGGPITEYFKSKSKDANVKAVLSKTEDVEEPIRVVQLLMTHFQENTSGLIFHADTSATAADVERTLTLPASPRLILLDQVIQGWMISLEGHVICEGILPAFLTGLATLFAMYYVFNLQYQEEASCTLEFIQRRFVGINPERGSKTSRGKVVSKRTGRLVNKKSFTVNPRVSTLLKNLMDFQWDFI; translated from the exons ATGGATATGAAGAGTCAAGCTCACCCTCCACATCACTGTCTTCAGAAACAGACAGCAGAAGCCCAAATACCAGACCATTACACATTGCAAAGACATGGCCTGAAAGATTTCAAGTCCCATGGGAGAAAATGCCGCCAGAAATACAAACAGCAATTTCCTCTG ATGTCCCTCTTGATTGAAGACATAAAGGCCATCATTCTCAAGGCTTTGCCCAATATTTCTGAAGAAACTTGTGGACAGCTGATCTCTATACTTCAGAATTGTGGAGTAGAAAATAAAGACGACCTACGATATGTACAACAAGAAGATATTTGTGAAGTCTTGCCAGTAATTCAACTCAGGAAACTACTAGAGGCCTTCAAATTGG AGGCAGAGACCCTCACTTTGAATATGGAAGTAATATCAAGCCATTCACCACTCTCCAGCCCAACAGCATGTTCTAATCCATCACTGCATTCAGATTCTTTTCTTTCGCATGGATATGAAGAGTCAAGCTCACCCTCCACATCACTGTCTTCAGAAACAGACAGCAGAAGCCCAAATACCAGACCATTACACATTGCAAAGACATGGCCTGAAAGATTTCAAGTCCCATGGGAGAAAATGCCGCCAGAAATACAAACAGCAATTTCCTCTGGTAAGAGACCTAAACCTCCAGAACGCCGTCAGATGGTCAGAATTCTTGTAAGTGAGATGCGCAAGTTTGAGTTGTGCCCTACACGAGCACAGTGTCTCACTGTCTGTAGAAACATTATTAGGCAGTATCCTAATAGTTTTGCAGACATGTTTCCTGATGGTTCAGTAATGGCTGGAGGTTATACATCACTGCTTATACAAGTCAAGACACGTATTGAGAATCTGAACCGTGAGAGTAACATACGCCATAGAGCCTCAGCAtcaaacactggaggtaagatgAGGCCGACTGACACTTATGGTTGTGTGAGATTTCAGCCTCAATTCCCGCCTGAAGAAACAGAGGAAACAGTGGAGGCAAAACGTCAAAGATTACAGGAGATTTATAGTCAGGAGGGAATGGGTGGAGTAGAGAAATCTGAAGTAAAAAATCTAATGGAGACTACATTCTGTCTTCTGCGTCAGCATCTaaatacagcaccaccaccttcaGTCCAAGACTTGAGAAGCCAGTGGCCTTACCTCTTTAATCAGAAGTCAATCTTCTGCCATTTTCAGATGCTCACTGAGATTAATGTGTTGCGAGCTTTGGAGATTTCCATGGCAGAATGTGGAGGACCGATTACAGAATACTTTAAATCAAAATCTAAAGATGCAAATGTAAAAGCTGTCCTCTCGAAAACTGAAGATGTCGAGGAACCAATCCGTGTTGTACAGCTACTTATGACACACTTTCAAGAGAATACCAGTGGGCTCATTTTTCATGCAGAT ACCAGTGCCACTGCAGCAGATGTTGAGAGGACTCTAACACTCCCTGCAAGTCCTCGTCTGATACTTCTTG ACCAGGTCATTCAAGGCTGGATGATTAGTCTTGAGGGTCATGTCATTTGTGAGGGCATCCTACCTGCATTCTTGACTGGGCTTGCAACTTTGTTTGCAATGTACTACGTGTTCAACTTGCAGTACCAGGAGGAGGCATCTTGTACTTTGGAGTTCATTCAGAG GCGCTTTGTTGGGATAAATCCAGAGAGGGGTTCAAAGACTAGCCGGGGCAAGGTGGTCTCAAAGAGGACCGGTAGACTTGTGAACAAGAAATCTTTCACAGTAAATCCTCGTGTCTCCACACTCCTAAAGAATCTCATGGACTTTCAGTGGGACTTCATTTAG
- the LOC143509896 gene encoding uncharacterized protein LOC143509896 isoform X5, whose protein sequence is MSLLIEDIKAIILKALPNISEETCGQLISILQNCGVENKDDLRYVQQEDICEVLPVIQLRKLLEAFKLEAETLTLNMEVISSHSPLSSPTACSNPSLHSDSFLSHGYEESSSPSTSLSSETDSRSPNTRPLHIAKTWPERFQVPWEKMPPEIQTAISSGKRPKPPERRQMVRILVSEMRKFELCPTRAQCLTVCRNIIRQYPNSFADMFPDGSVMAGGYTSLLIQVKTRIENLNRESNIRHRASASNTGGKMRPTDTYGCVRFQPQFPPEETEETVEAKRQRLQEIYSQEGMGGVEKSEVKNLMETTFCLLRQHLNTAPPPSVQDLRSQWPYLFNQKSIFCHFQMLTEINVLRALEISMAECGGPITEYFKSKSKDANVKAVLSKTEDVEEPIRVVQLLMTHFQENTSGLIFHADTSATAADVERTLTLPASPRLILLDQVIQGWMISLEGHVICEGILPAFLTGLATLFAMYYVFNLQYQEEASCTLEFIQRRFVGINPERGSKTSRGKVVSKRTGRLVNKKSFTVNPRVSTLLKNLMDFQWDFI, encoded by the exons ATGTCCCTCTTGATTGAAGACATAAAGGCCATCATTCTCAAGGCTTTGCCCAATATTTCTGAAGAAACTTGTGGACAGCTGATCTCTATACTTCAGAATTGTGGAGTAGAAAATAAAGACGACCTACGATATGTACAACAAGAAGATATTTGTGAAGTCTTGCCAGTAATTCAACTCAGGAAACTACTAGAGGCCTTCAAATTGG AGGCAGAGACCCTCACTTTGAATATGGAAGTAATATCAAGCCATTCACCACTCTCCAGCCCAACAGCATGTTCTAATCCATCACTGCATTCAGATTCTTTTCTTTCGCATGGATATGAAGAGTCAAGCTCACCCTCCACATCACTGTCTTCAGAAACAGACAGCAGAAGCCCAAATACCAGACCATTACACATTGCAAAGACATGGCCTGAAAGATTTCAAGTCCCATGGGAGAAAATGCCGCCAGAAATACAAACAGCAATTTCCTCTGGTAAGAGACCTAAACCTCCAGAACGCCGTCAGATGGTCAGAATTCTTGTAAGTGAGATGCGCAAGTTTGAGTTGTGCCCTACACGAGCACAGTGTCTCACTGTCTGTAGAAACATTATTAGGCAGTATCCTAATAGTTTTGCAGACATGTTTCCTGATGGTTCAGTAATGGCTGGAGGTTATACATCACTGCTTATACAAGTCAAGACACGTATTGAGAATCTGAACCGTGAGAGTAACATACGCCATAGAGCCTCAGCAtcaaacactggaggtaagatgAGGCCGACTGACACTTATGGTTGTGTGAGATTTCAGCCTCAATTCCCGCCTGAAGAAACAGAGGAAACAGTGGAGGCAAAACGTCAAAGATTACAGGAGATTTATAGTCAGGAGGGAATGGGTGGAGTAGAGAAATCTGAAGTAAAAAATCTAATGGAGACTACATTCTGTCTTCTGCGTCAGCATCTaaatacagcaccaccaccttcaGTCCAAGACTTGAGAAGCCAGTGGCCTTACCTCTTTAATCAGAAGTCAATCTTCTGCCATTTTCAGATGCTCACTGAGATTAATGTGTTGCGAGCTTTGGAGATTTCCATGGCAGAATGTGGAGGACCGATTACAGAATACTTTAAATCAAAATCTAAAGATGCAAATGTAAAAGCTGTCCTCTCGAAAACTGAAGATGTCGAGGAACCAATCCGTGTTGTACAGCTACTTATGACACACTTTCAAGAGAATACCAGTGGGCTCATTTTTCATGCAGAT ACCAGTGCCACTGCAGCAGATGTTGAGAGGACTCTAACACTCCCTGCAAGTCCTCGTCTGATACTTCTTG ACCAGGTCATTCAAGGCTGGATGATTAGTCTTGAGGGTCATGTCATTTGTGAGGGCATCCTACCTGCATTCTTGACTGGGCTTGCAACTTTGTTTGCAATGTACTACGTGTTCAACTTGCAGTACCAGGAGGAGGCATCTTGTACTTTGGAGTTCATTCAGAG GCGCTTTGTTGGGATAAATCCAGAGAGGGGTTCAAAGACTAGCCGGGGCAAGGTGGTCTCAAAGAGGACCGGTAGACTTGTGAACAAGAAATCTTTCACAGTAAATCCTCGTGTCTCCACACTCCTAAAGAATCTCATGGACTTTCAGTGGGACTTCATTTAG
- the LOC143509895 gene encoding uncharacterized protein LOC143509895 isoform X5 — translation MDMKSQAHPPHHCLQKQTAEAQIPDHYTLQRHGLKDFKSHGRKCRQKYKQQFPLMLTEINVLRALEISMAECGGPITEYFKSKSKDANVKAVLSKTEDVEEPIRVVQLLMTHFQENTSGLIFHADTSATAADVERTLTLPASPRLILLGTDQVIQGWMISLEGHVICEGILPAFLTGLATLFAMYYVFNLQYQEEASCTLEFIQRRFVGINPERGSKTSRGKVVSKRTGRLVNKKSFTVNPRVSTLLKNLMDFQWDFI, via the exons ATGGATATGAAGAGTCAAGCTCACCCTCCACATCACTGTCTTCAGAAACAGACAGCAGAAGCCCAAATACCAGACCATTACACATTGCAAAGACATGGCCTGAAAGATTTCAAGTCCCATGGGAGAAAATGCCGCCAGAAATACAAACAGCAATTTCCTCTG ATGCTCACTGAGATTAATGTGTTGCGAGCTTTGGAGATTTCCATGGCAGAATGTGGAGGACCGATTACAGAATACTTTAAATCAAAATCTAAAGATGCAAATGTAAAAGCTGTCCTCTCGAAAACTGAAGATGTCGAGGAACCAATCCGTGTTGTACAGCTACTTATGACACACTTTCAAGAGAATACCAGTGGGCTCATTTTTCATGCAGAT ACCAGTGCCACTGCAGCAGATGTTGAGAGGACTCTAACACTCCCTGCAAGTCCTCGTCTGATACTTCTTG GAACAGACCAGGTCATTCAAGGCTGGATGATTAGTCTTGAGGGTCATGTCATTTGTGAGGGCATCCTACCTGCATTCTTGACTGGGCTTGCAACTTTGTTTGCAATGTACTACGTGTTCAACTTGCAGTACCAGGAGGAGGCATCTTGTACTTTGGAGTTCATTCAGAG GCGCTTTGTTGGGATAAATCCAGAGAGGGGTTCAAAGACTAGCCGGGGCAAGGTGGTCTCAAAGAGGACCGGTAGACTTGTGAACAAGAAATCTTTCACAGTAAATCCTCGTGTCTCCACACTCCTAAAGAATCTCATGGACTTTCAGTGGGACTTCATTTAG
- the LOC143509895 gene encoding uncharacterized protein LOC143509895 isoform X3: MSLLIEDIKAIILKALPNISEETCGQLISILQNCGVENKDDLRYVQQEDICEVLPVIQLRKLLEAFKLEAETLTLNMEVISSHSPLSSPTACSNPSLHSDSFLSHGYEESSSPSTSLSSETDSRSPNTRPLHIAKTWPERFQVPWEKMPPEIQTAISSGKRPKPPERRQMVRILVSEMRKFELCPTRAQCLTVCRNIIRQYPNSFADMFPDGSVMAGGYTSLLIQVKTRIENLNRESNIRHRASASNTGGKMRPTDTYGCVRFQPQFPPEETEETVEAKRQRLQEIYSQEGMGGVEKSEVKNLMETTFCLLRQHLNTAPPPSVQDLRSQWPYLFNQKSIFCHFQMLTEINVLRALEISMAECGGPITEYFKSKSKDANVKAVLSKTEDVEEPIRVVQLLMTHFQENTSGLIFHADTSATAADVERTLTLPASPRLILLGTDQVIQGWMISLEGHVICEGILPAFLTGLATLFAMYYVFNLQYQEEASCTLEFIQRRFVGINPERGSKTSRGKVVSKRTGRLVNKKSFTVNPRVSTLLKNLMDFQWDFI; this comes from the exons ATGTCCCTCTTGATTGAAGACATAAAGGCCATCATTCTCAAGGCTTTGCCCAATATTTCTGAAGAAACTTGTGGACAGCTGATCTCTATACTTCAGAATTGTGGAGTAGAAAATAAAGACGACCTACGATATGTACAACAAGAAGATATTTGTGAAGTCTTGCCAGTAATTCAACTCAGGAAACTACTAGAGGCCTTCAAATTGG AGGCAGAGACCCTCACTTTGAATATGGAAGTAATATCAAGCCATTCACCACTCTCCAGCCCAACAGCATGTTCTAATCCATCACTGCATTCAGATTCTTTTCTTTCGCATGGATATGAAGAGTCAAGCTCACCCTCCACATCACTGTCTTCAGAAACAGACAGCAGAAGCCCAAATACCAGACCATTACACATTGCAAAGACATGGCCTGAAAGATTTCAAGTCCCATGGGAGAAAATGCCGCCAGAAATACAAACAGCAATTTCCTCTGGTAAGAGACCTAAACCTCCAGAACGCCGTCAGATGGTCAGAATTCTTGTAAGTGAGATGCGCAAGTTTGAGTTGTGCCCTACACGAGCACAGTGTCTCACTGTCTGTAGAAACATTATTAGGCAGTATCCTAATAGTTTTGCAGACATGTTTCCTGATGGTTCAGTAATGGCTGGAGGTTATACATCACTGCTTATACAAGTCAAGACACGTATTGAGAATCTGAACCGTGAGAGTAACATACGCCATAGAGCCTCAGCAtcaaacactggaggtaagatgAGGCCGACTGACACTTATGGTTGTGTGAGATTTCAGCCTCAATTCCCGCCTGAAGAAACAGAGGAAACAGTGGAGGCAAAACGTCAAAGATTACAGGAGATTTATAGTCAGGAGGGAATGGGTGGAGTAGAGAAATCTGAAGTAAAAAATCTAATGGAGACTACATTCTGTCTTCTGCGTCAGCATCTaaatacagcaccaccaccttcaGTCCAAGACTTGAGAAGCCAGTGGCCTTACCTCTTTAATCAGAAGTCAATCTTCTGCCATTTTCAGATGCTCACTGAGATTAATGTGTTGCGAGCTTTGGAGATTTCCATGGCAGAATGTGGAGGACCGATTACAGAATACTTTAAATCAAAATCTAAAGATGCAAATGTAAAAGCTGTCCTCTCGAAAACTGAAGATGTCGAGGAACCAATCCGTGTTGTACAGCTACTTATGACACACTTTCAAGAGAATACCAGTGGGCTCATTTTTCATGCAGAT ACCAGTGCCACTGCAGCAGATGTTGAGAGGACTCTAACACTCCCTGCAAGTCCTCGTCTGATACTTCTTG GAACAGACCAGGTCATTCAAGGCTGGATGATTAGTCTTGAGGGTCATGTCATTTGTGAGGGCATCCTACCTGCATTCTTGACTGGGCTTGCAACTTTGTTTGCAATGTACTACGTGTTCAACTTGCAGTACCAGGAGGAGGCATCTTGTACTTTGGAGTTCATTCAGAG GCGCTTTGTTGGGATAAATCCAGAGAGGGGTTCAAAGACTAGCCGGGGCAAGGTGGTCTCAAAGAGGACCGGTAGACTTGTGAACAAGAAATCTTTCACAGTAAATCCTCGTGTCTCCACACTCCTAAAGAATCTCATGGACTTTCAGTGGGACTTCATTTAG